In Mastacembelus armatus chromosome 22, fMasArm1.2, whole genome shotgun sequence, a genomic segment contains:
- the lgals8b gene encoding galectin-8: MSVANAKHTVLNPVIPYTGPIPGGLHPGELIIIQGAVPPDADRFQIDLSSGCSTKPRSDVALHFSPRFKGAPCVVCNSLLHESWGKEEMLHQLPYKRGAPFETIILVQGDMFKVAVNGTHLLEYRHRIPLNRVDTFSISGKVRVNAVGYIPNSAIHSESGDLSLPYKGSILKGLSPGQHITIKGQVSMYPHSFTVNLRNSRTENIALHLNPRMKSGVFIRNSYLSESWGQEEQELPFFPFSSGEYFEILILCQPHQFKLAVNGSHLFEFRHRVQDLSSIDQLEIMGDLELTDVKLW; this comes from the exons ATGTCTGTGGCAAATGCGAAACACACTGTCCTGAATCCG GTGATCCCATACACAGGGCCCATACCCGGAGGCCTGCACCCCGGGGAGCTCATCATCATTCAGGGCGCTGTACCTCCAGATGCTGACAG GTTTCAGATCGACCTGTCGAGCGGCTGCAGCACCAAGCCGCGCTCTGATGTCGCTCTCCACTTCAGCCCTCGCTTCAAAGGCGCCCCTTGTGTGGTTTGTAACTCCCTGCTGCACGAGAGCTGGGGCAAAGAGGAGATGCTCCATCAGCTGCCGTACAAACGAGGAGCCCCCTTTGAGACCATTATACTGGTGCAAGGAGACATGTTTAAG GTGGCAGTAAATGGTACTCACCTGCTGGAATATAGGCACAGAATCCCACTAAATAGGGTTGATACATTTTCTATTTCTGGGAAAGTCAGGGTGAATGCTGTTGGCTACATCCCAAACTCA GCAATACATTCAGAATCAGGTGACTTG agCCTCCCTTACAAAGGCAGTATACTCAAAGGCCTGAGTCCAGGACAGCACATCACAATCAAAGGACAGGTCAGCATGTACCCTCACAG TTTCACGGTGAACCTCCGCAACAGCAGGACGGAGAACATCGCTCTCCATCTGAACCCCCGCATGAAGTCTGGCGTGTTCATCAGGAACTCATACCTGAGTGAGTCCTGGGGACAGGAGGAGCAAGAGCTGCCCTTCTTTCCCTTCTCATCTGGAGAATACTTTGAG ATTCTCATCCTCTGCCAGCCCCATCAGTTCAAGCTGGCAGTGAACGGCTCACACTTGTTTGAGTTCAGACATCGGGTGCAGGACCTGAGCAGCATCGACCAGCTGGAGATTATGGGAGACCTGGAGCTGACTGATGTGAAACTGTGGTGA